The region TCCTGGCGCGGCGCAGGAACTCCGCTTCGCCATCCTTCAGGCTGATCGAATTGACGATGCCCTTCCCTTGCAGGCACTTGAGCCCCGCTTCGAGCACCTCCCACTTCGAGCTGTCGACCACGAAGGGGAGCCGCGCCGCTTCAGGCTCGGTCGCGAGGAGGTTGAGGAACGTCGTCATGCACGCCGCCGACTCGAGCATGCCCTCGTCCATGTTGATGTCGAGCAGGTTGGCGCCGCCGCGCACCTGATCGAGCGCCACGTCGACGGCTGCATTGAAATCGCCCGACTTGACGAGTCGCATGAACTTTTGCGACCCGGTCACGTTGGTCCGCTCGCCAATCATGATGAAGTTGCTATCAGGCCGGATGGTGAGCGTTTCCAGGCCGGAGAGCTGCGGATAGCGTTCCGAGGGCACCTGCGGAACGCGCGGCGCCAGCCCATCGACGGCACGAGCGATGGCCTGAATGTGGTCCGGTGTCGTGCCGCAACAGCCACCGGCGATGTTCAGGAGGCCCCGCTCAGCAAACTCACACAGCAGAGCCGCAGTGTCTTCTGGCTGTTCGTCGTACTCGCCAAAGGCGTTTGGTAAGCCGGCGTTCGGATAGCAGAAGACCCAACATGGGGCGATGGCGGCGAGCTCGACGAGGTACGGGCGCATCTCCCGCGCGCCCAGCGCGCAATTCAGACCTACGCTGAACGGCTTCGCGTGAGCGATGGACGTCCAGAACGCGTCAATGGTCTGGCCCGAGAGCGTTCGCCCGCTCCGATCGGTAATCGTGACCGAGATCAGGAGCGGAAGATCGAGCTTCCTCTCTTCGAGCACCTCCTTGATGGCGACGATGGCTGCCTTGGCGTTGAGCGTATCGAAGATCGTCTCGACGAGCAGCAGATCGACGCCGCCATCCACCAGCCCGCGGACCTGTTCAGCATAGGCATCACGCAACGCATCGAATGTGATGGCACGATACGCCGGGTTGTTCACGTCGGGCGACAGCGACAGCGTGCGGTTGGTCGGGCCGATGGCGCCCGCCACGAAGCGCGGCTTGTCCGGTGTGCGCGCGTTGAACTCGTCGGCCGCCGCACGTCCGAGACGCGCCGCCGCAACGTTCAGCTCGTAAACCAGCGCTTCCAGGCCATAGTCCGACTGCGCGACGGCGGTGCTGTTGAACGTATTGGTCTCGGCGATGTCTGCGCCCGCCGCGAAGTACTCGCGGTGGATGTCGGTGATCACATCTGGCCGCGTCAAGACGAGCAGATCGTTGTCGCCTTTGAGATCGTGTGAGTGTGCCGCGAAGCGCTCCCCACGGAAGTCCGCCTCGGAGAGGCGGCGCCGTTGGATCATCGTGCCCATAGCGCCGTCGAGCACCAGAATGCGCTGTCGGAGGAGCGCGTCCAACGTCGCCCGTGCATGCGTTGTCGATGTCATATCGGTTTCTTCCTCGCGCTCGCGATGAGCACCGTGAACGGGTCTCCTTTGAGACGCGCCCCTACCTGGAGGCGTATGCCTACGAAGCCGCCAGCCGTGAGCAGCCGGCGCAGCGCATCGTCGGGAAATCCAAGCCACTGGTCACCGAGACGCTCCTGGACCCAGGTCTGATCGTGCCCACGTAGCTCGAGGAGGAGGACATACCCGCCCGGCTTGAGGATCCGGTGCGCTTCACGCAGCGCCTGCGCGGGCTCGGACGCGTGATGCAGCGCTTGTGATAGCAAGGCGACGTCCACCTTGTCAGCCTCGATCGGAACCTGCTCGATTTCGCCTTGCCGCCACGTCACGTTACGCACGCCGCGCTTGCGCGCCAGGGCCCGTGCGCGCTGCAGGACCACCTGGGATCGATCGACGGCAATCACCCGTTTCGCCCATCGGGCGGTCTCGACCGTGAGGTAGCCTTCGCCGCAGCCGAGGTCCGCGACGACCAGCGCCGGCAGCAGATGGCCGAGTGCACGCGCCCACGCGGCCCAGCTCCGCCCAGGCACGAGCTGGCCGGCGTCACCACCGTGAGTCTTGAACTCCTCTTTCCGGAGGCGCAACACTTCTCGCAGCCGTGCCTCGTCGGCCTTGGCCGTGCTCTCGTCTTTCGCCGACTCGAGCTCGACGCGCAGCGCCTCCCGGAGTCCGGCCAGCTCGGCGCCGTCGGCCGCTCTGAGCCCGTAGTACGCAAAGCCCCCCGCCCGCTGCTCTTCCACCAGCCCACTGTCCCGCAGGAGCTTGAGGTGACGTGAGATGCCCGATTGAGCAATACCGACGATGGCGGTGAGCTCCTTGACGTTGAGCTGGTCTCTGGCGAGCAGCCGCAGCAGACGCAATCGCTGCTCGTCGCCGAGCACACGGCACAGTGCCGCGAGCGACTTCATATCTACGAATCTACATGCATTGATGCATCGATGCAATAGTCCGATCAGAGCCGCTCGCTCAGGCGGCTGTAGCCCATGCGGCTGACCGGGAGGCGGGCACCGTCCTTGAGAATCACAGCACGGCTGTCCTTGGCGTAGAGCTCGACCTTCGCGACGCGATCGAGGTTGACGAGGTAGGACCGGTGAATTCGCACGAAGCGTTGCGGGTCGAGCGACGCTTCCAGGTCTGAGAGCGTCTGCTCTTTGAGGTAATTGCGGCCATTGGCGCGAAGCAGGACGTAATCATCTTGCGCCT is a window of Luteitalea sp. DNA encoding:
- a CDS encoding metalloregulator ArsR/SmtB family transcription factor, whose protein sequence is MKSLAALCRVLGDEQRLRLLRLLARDQLNVKELTAIVGIAQSGISRHLKLLRDSGLVEEQRAGGFAYYGLRAADGAELAGLREALRVELESAKDESTAKADEARLREVLRLRKEEFKTHGGDAGQLVPGRSWAAWARALGHLLPALVVADLGCGEGYLTVETARWAKRVIAVDRSQVVLQRARALARKRGVRNVTWRQGEIEQVPIEADKVDVALLSQALHHASEPAQALREAHRILKPGGYVLLLELRGHDQTWVQERLGDQWLGFPDDALRRLLTAGGFVGIRLQVGARLKGDPFTVLIASARKKPI